In Pecten maximus chromosome 10, xPecMax1.1, whole genome shotgun sequence, one genomic interval encodes:
- the LOC117335891 gene encoding neuronal acetylcholine receptor subunit alpha-6-like produces the protein MCRKIIYLCIVLSAATYCRSVIPEEDIMEDLFYSYNRHARPSYGPGHTVEVTHSLTLTRIVNMEKRVLTADTWQMMKWQDSRLMWDPDDYSQVDHINIPDELIWTPDIILYNNAAATSGKTYASIRVIVSSEGDAQWIPGTRVTAYCDEVTSTDRDSVQVGDYKCPLKFGSWTYHEKTMNMTIDGKGFLLGDYNESPDFEIIDHSVERETLTYSCCAEPYISITYTIWLRRTCQQTAVVVDGCDAQGESDNWSHEGSQTNGTHENNDQGTTDDNSDTVVDDSDDDTDDDGNDDNTDGDGTDDHTDDDDNDDDIPDIGHNNDDNDDDSENVQPVVTT, from the exons ATGTGCAGGAAGATAATTTATTTGTGTATTGTTCTCTCGGCCGCTACGTATT GTCGGTCTGTTATACCCGAAGAGGACATTATGGAGGACCTATTTTACAGCTACAATAGACATGCTCGTCCGTCTTATGGTCCTGGACACACTGTAGAAGTAACACACAGTCTAACTCTCACGAGGATCGTGAACATG GAGAAGCGCGTGTTGACGGCCGACACGTGGCAGATGATGAAATGGCAGGATAGTCGGTTAATGTGGGACCCAGACGATTACAGTCAGGTGGATCACATCAACATTCCGGACGAGCTCATATGGACCCCCGACATAATATTATACAACAA TGCCGCTGCCACGTCTGGTAAGACGTACGCCAGTATCCGAGTTATCGTCAGCTCCGAAGGCGACGCCCAGTGGATACCAGGCACGCGCGTCACCGCCTACTGTGACGAGGTCACAAGTACAGACCGGGATAGTGTACAGGTGGGAGATTACAAATGTCCACTCAAGTTCGGATCCTGGACTTATCACGAAAAGACTATGAACATGACTATTGACGGGAAGGGCTTTTTGTTGGGAGACTACAACGAAAGTCCcgattttgaaattattgacCATAGCGTAGAACGAGAGACCCTCACTTACTCGTGCTGTGCCGAACCGTACATATCTATCACCTACACCATATGGCTGAGGCGAACGTGCCAACAAACTGCAGTCGTTGTGGATGGTTGCGACGCGCAGGGCGAGAGTGACAATTGGAGCCATGAAGGTTCCCAGACAAATGGGACACATGAAAACAACGACCAAGGCACCACTGACGATAATAGCGATACAGTTGTCGATGATTCTGATGATGATACTGACGACGATGGTAACGATGATAATACTGACGGCGATGGCACCGATGATCATAccgatgatgatgataatgatgatgatattccTGACATAGGACACAACAATGACGATAATGACGATGACTCTGAAAATGTCCAGCCTGTCGTAACAACTTAG